The genomic window TGCTGTCCTATCGATTTACCAAGCCCCGGCAAAACCTGATCTTCACATGGTCGAAATTATGAAGATGCAACACAGAACCGCCTCAGAGACTCAGTTGATCCGAGGTCTTGCGTTAGATCACGGTGCTAGACATCCAGATATGCCAAAGAAGGTCGAGAACGCATTTATTCTCAGCTTAAACGTCAGTTTGGAGTACGAGAAGTCCGAAATCAACTCCGGTTTCTACTATTCGAGCGCGGAACAAAGAGATAAACTCGTGGAGAGCGAACGCCGTTTTGTTGACGagaaattaagaaaaatTGTTGAGTTAAAGAAGGAGGTTTGCGGAAACGACCCCAAGAAAGGCTTCGTTATTATCAACCAGAAGGGTATTGATCCATTATCACTCGATGTCTTGGTCAAGAACGGAATCTTTGCTCTGAGAAGAGCTAAGCGAAGAAACATGGAAAGATTACAATTGATTTGTGGTGGTACAGCACAGAACAGTGTGGACGATTTAACCCCTGAAATCCTCGGATGGGCTGGAAACGTTTATGAGCATCAattgggagaggagaagtaCACTTTCATCGAGGATGTAAAGGAGCCAAAATCTGTGACCCTTCTCATCAAGGGACCAAATCAACACACGATTACTCAAATCACCGATGCAGTCCGTGATGGTCTTCGAAGTGTTTACAACATGATTGTAGACAAGAGCGTTGTACCAGGAGCTGGTGCTTTCCAGGTTGCTTGCGCAGCCCATTTGAACAGCGAAGCTTTCCGTAAGACTGTCAAGGGTAAGGCGAAGTGGGGTGTTCAAGCTTTTGCTGATGCCCTCCTCGTCATCCCTAAAACTTTGGCGGCAAATGCTGGTCATGACATTCAAGATTCGCGTAAGTGGCATTTCCACCCTAACCTTATTCATCTCGCTAACATGTGCATCACAGTTGCTAGCTTACAGGACGAGCAAGCAGAAGGCAATATTGTTGGCCTTGATCTCAAGACTGGTGAACCTATGGACCCAGTCTT from Botrytis cinerea B05.10 chromosome 15, complete sequence includes these protein-coding regions:
- the Bccct6 gene encoding Bccct6 → MSAAQLLNPKAESRRRGEALKVNISAGEGLQDVLKSNLGPMGTIKMLVDGAGAIKLTKDGNVLLREMQIQNPTAVMIARAATAQDDICGDGTTSVVLLVGELLKQADRYISEGLHPRIITDGYEIAKTEALKFLDTFKIEKEVDRELLLCVARTSLSTKLNHTLAEKLTPDIVDAVLSIYQAPAKPDLHMVEIMKMQHRTASETQLIRGLALDHGARHPDMPKKVENAFILSLNVSLEYEKSEINSGFYYSSAEQRDKLVESERRFVDEKLRKIVELKKEVCGNDPKKGFVIINQKGIDPLSLDVLVKNGIFALRRAKRRNMERLQLICGGTAQNSVDDLTPEILGWAGNVYEHQLGEEKYTFIEDVKEPKSVTLLIKGPNQHTITQITDAVRDGLRSVYNMIVDKSVVPGAGAFQVACAAHLNSEAFRKTVKGKAKWGVQAFADALLVIPKTLAANAGHDIQDSLASLQDEQAEGNIVGLDLKTGEPMDPVLEGVYDSFRVLRNCVASSSGIASNLLLCDELLKARQMGRAKGPGDMDG